Proteins encoded together in one Streptomyces umbrinus window:
- a CDS encoding class-II fumarase/aspartase family protein, giving the protein MSVGTDAGLLAPTWAGTPAAAEVTDEAWLQAMLDAEVALARAQYAVGLTPAAAVRAIASVARADRLDLVALAHAARAAANPVVALVTAFTEVVAARDAAAAEYVHRGSTSQDILDSAAMLVARRVLGLIAADLERTGAALAALADTHRHTVLAGRTLAQHAVPTTFGLKAAGWLQLVGDALVRVRAVASALPAQLGGAAGTLAAYREYALLDRGDRGDRGDRGDRGEDGEGWDGGRNPVGGEGGVELLRPFAEALGLAEPVLPWHTVRTPVAEVGAVLQLVTGALGKFALDVQTLSRTEIGEVSEPAADGRGASSAMPQKRNPALATLIVSAARQVPAHALVLAQCLLAEDERPAGAWHAEWQPLREALRLAGGASHTAVELAEGLVVHPERMLANLELTGGALVTERLTVVLAPALGKVRAKKLLTAASAEAADTGRPLAEVLSQHPELPALFNPARLSELLDPAHYTGAADALVDRALRRYAELDEKGGSR; this is encoded by the coding sequence ATGTCCGTGGGTACCGACGCGGGCCTGCTCGCCCCCACCTGGGCGGGTACGCCCGCGGCCGCCGAGGTGACCGACGAGGCGTGGCTGCAGGCCATGCTGGACGCCGAAGTGGCCCTGGCCCGGGCCCAGTACGCGGTCGGACTGACCCCCGCCGCCGCGGTGCGGGCGATCGCCTCGGTGGCCCGCGCGGACCGGCTGGACCTGGTCGCCCTGGCGCACGCGGCCCGGGCCGCGGCCAACCCGGTGGTCGCGCTGGTGACGGCGTTCACCGAGGTGGTCGCCGCCAGGGACGCGGCCGCCGCCGAGTACGTACACCGGGGGTCGACCAGCCAGGACATCCTCGACTCGGCGGCCATGCTGGTCGCCCGCCGGGTGCTCGGTCTGATCGCCGCCGACCTGGAACGCACCGGCGCCGCCCTGGCCGCGCTGGCCGACACCCACCGCCACACCGTGCTCGCCGGTCGCACCCTGGCCCAGCACGCGGTGCCCACCACCTTCGGTCTCAAGGCGGCGGGCTGGCTCCAGTTGGTCGGCGACGCCCTGGTCCGGGTGCGGGCGGTCGCCTCCGCGCTCCCGGCCCAGCTGGGGGGAGCGGCCGGGACGCTCGCCGCGTACCGCGAGTACGCCCTGCTGGACCGCGGAGATCGCGGAGATCGCGGAGATCGCGGAGATCGCGGAGAGGACGGGGAGGGCTGGGACGGTGGCCGGAATCCGGTCGGCGGCGAGGGCGGAGTCGAGTTGCTCCGTCCCTTCGCCGAGGCGCTGGGGCTGGCCGAGCCGGTGCTGCCGTGGCACACCGTGCGTACGCCCGTCGCGGAGGTGGGGGCGGTGCTCCAGCTCGTCACGGGCGCGCTCGGCAAGTTCGCGCTCGACGTGCAGACCCTGTCCCGTACCGAGATCGGTGAGGTGTCCGAGCCCGCGGCCGACGGGCGCGGGGCCTCCTCGGCGATGCCGCAGAAGCGCAACCCCGCGCTTGCCACGCTGATCGTGTCGGCCGCCCGGCAGGTGCCCGCCCATGCCCTCGTACTGGCCCAGTGCCTGCTGGCCGAGGACGAGCGGCCCGCCGGGGCGTGGCACGCCGAATGGCAGCCGCTGCGGGAGGCGTTGCGGCTGGCGGGCGGTGCCTCGCACACCGCCGTCGAGCTCGCCGAGGGGCTGGTCGTCCATCCGGAGCGGATGCTGGCCAACCTGGAACTGACCGGGGGCGCCCTCGTGACCGAGCGGCTGACGGTGGTGCTGGCCCCGGCGCTCGGCAAGGTGCGGGCGAAGAAGCTGCTGACCGCCGCGTCGGCCGAGGCGGCCGACACCGGGCGCCCGCTGGCCGAGGTGCTGTCCCAGCACCCCGAACTCCCGGCCCTGTTCAACCCCGCCCGGCTGTCGGAACTGCTCGACCCGGCCCACTACACGGGCGCGGCCGACGCACTGGTCGACCGGGCGCTGCGCAGATACGCGGAGCTCGACGAGAAGGGAGGCAGCCGATGA
- a CDS encoding acyl carrier protein: protein MSTGATANDAREGEPALSPLTVDTVRDLLADRKIFPGVPDELGEDTELILDSLGLVWLLHVVEERFGLVVEPTYEDIAGFTSLRRLADYLCAAQADQADRPEGGGLRER from the coding sequence ATGAGTACGGGGGCCACGGCGAACGACGCACGCGAGGGGGAACCCGCGCTCTCGCCCCTCACCGTCGACACCGTCCGCGATCTGCTGGCGGACCGCAAGATCTTTCCCGGCGTGCCCGACGAGCTCGGTGAGGACACCGAACTGATCCTGGATTCCCTGGGGTTGGTATGGCTGCTGCACGTCGTGGAAGAGCGGTTCGGGCTGGTCGTGGAACCCACCTATGAGGACATCGCCGGGTTCACCTCTCTGCGGCGGCTCGCCGACTATCTGTGCGCCGCTCAGGCTGACCAGGCGGACCGCCCTGAAGGGGGTGGTCTCCGTGAGCGGTGA
- a CDS encoding NAD-dependent epimerase/dehydratase family protein produces the protein MRVLVAGATGVVGHPLVGALRARGHEVSALVRAESRDRAPEADAVVVADALDREGLLSAVSAARPEVVVHQMTALRLLPADPVEAFALTARLRTEGTANLVAAARAAGARRLVAQSVAFAAAPAGGPVLDEDAPLYVDAPDAGWAATVRAVAELERQVLGGGPDLAGVVLRYGTLYGPGTGYARIGGTGQRVLTGKFPLPEGGSGITSFVHVVDAVGAAVAAVESEATGVFHVADDDPAPAAQWLPHFARTLGGPPPRTIPAALAPRLLGWFMTHQLTAARGAANDRARTELGWKPLRPSWRDGLGRE, from the coding sequence GTGCGCGTACTTGTCGCCGGGGCCACCGGAGTGGTCGGACATCCGCTGGTGGGCGCGCTGCGGGCGCGGGGCCATGAGGTGAGCGCGCTGGTGCGGGCGGAATCGCGGGACCGGGCTCCGGAGGCCGACGCTGTGGTGGTCGCCGACGCCCTGGACCGGGAGGGCCTGCTGTCCGCGGTGTCGGCCGCCCGGCCCGAGGTGGTCGTCCACCAGATGACGGCGTTGCGGCTGCTGCCCGCCGATCCCGTGGAGGCCTTCGCGCTGACCGCGCGGCTGCGGACCGAGGGGACCGCCAATCTCGTCGCGGCGGCCCGTGCGGCCGGTGCGCGGCGGCTGGTCGCGCAGTCCGTCGCCTTCGCCGCCGCCCCGGCCGGGGGCCCCGTCCTCGACGAGGACGCACCGCTGTACGTGGACGCCCCGGACGCCGGTTGGGCCGCCACCGTACGGGCCGTCGCCGAGCTGGAGCGGCAGGTCCTGGGCGGAGGACCGGATCTCGCGGGCGTGGTGCTGCGGTACGGCACCCTGTACGGGCCCGGGACCGGGTACGCCCGTATCGGCGGGACCGGCCAACGGGTGTTGACCGGGAAGTTCCCGCTGCCCGAGGGCGGATCCGGGATCACCTCGTTCGTGCATGTGGTGGACGCCGTGGGGGCGGCCGTGGCGGCGGTCGAGTCGGAGGCCACCGGCGTCTTCCACGTGGCCGACGACGATCCGGCCCCGGCCGCGCAGTGGCTGCCGCACTTCGCCCGCACGCTGGGCGGCCCGCCCCCGCGGACGATTCCGGCGGCACTCGCGCCCCGGCTCCTCGGCTGGTTCATGACCCACCAGCTCACCGCGGCGCGGGGCGCGGCGAACGACCGGGCCCGTACGGAACTGGGCTGGAAGCCGCTGCGGCCGAGCTGGCGCGACGGGCTGGGCCGGGAATGA
- a CDS encoding FAD/NAD(P)-binding protein: protein MTGPGDAIGLCVIGAGPRGLSVLERICANADRVARPVAVHLVDPYPPGAGAVWRTDQPGELLMNTVASQVTLFTDDSVACAGPSVPGPSLYEWARALGPEAYPDRVLEEARRLGPDTYPTRAFHGHYLEWVFRHLLRTAPPGVTVHTHRATAVALADTPDGRQTVTLAGGDQLTGLDSVVLVLGHGDLTPNAEERALSSFAERHGSLYVRPANPADADLSRIAPGTPVALRGLGLNFFDCVALLTEGRGGTFKESQSGLVYLPSGNEPVLYAGSRRGVPYHARGENEKGALGRHHPRFLTPEVIGTLRRRADDGHPVSFRDDIWPLIDREVRTVYDEAWTDLSGVPPAEPWDWRRIERPYAERDFTGRDDFRHWLLEHLRRDVAEARLGNVSGPMKAALDALRDLRNEIRLVVDHGGVSGASYRAELDGWYTPLNAFTSIGPPAFRIEQLIALIEAEVVHVLGPGMRVRPSARDGGFLVDAEQVPEPPVLVRALVEARLPVVDLRRSADPLLRGLLAAGDCVPYRLGGRETGGLAVTRNPPRLVNAAGRAHPRRFAFGVPTEGVRWVTAVGIRPGVGSVTLEDSDAIARAALLLRDAEIPLSTRDVTLRQISGEGSRGA from the coding sequence ATGACCGGGCCCGGTGACGCCATCGGCCTGTGCGTGATCGGCGCCGGTCCGCGGGGCCTCTCGGTCCTGGAGCGGATCTGCGCCAACGCGGACCGGGTCGCCCGCCCGGTCGCCGTCCACCTCGTCGACCCGTACCCGCCCGGCGCGGGCGCGGTGTGGCGCACCGACCAGCCGGGCGAGCTGCTGATGAACACGGTCGCCTCCCAGGTGACCCTGTTCACCGACGACAGCGTGGCCTGCGCGGGGCCGTCGGTGCCGGGCCCGAGCCTGTACGAGTGGGCGCGCGCCCTGGGGCCCGAGGCGTACCCGGACCGGGTTCTGGAGGAGGCGCGGCGGCTCGGCCCGGACACCTATCCGACCCGCGCCTTCCACGGCCACTACCTGGAGTGGGTCTTCCGGCATCTCTTACGCACCGCCCCTCCCGGGGTGACGGTCCACACGCACCGGGCGACCGCGGTCGCGCTGGCGGACACCCCGGACGGGCGGCAGACGGTGACCCTGGCGGGTGGTGATCAACTGACCGGGCTGGACTCGGTGGTGCTGGTGCTCGGCCACGGCGATCTGACCCCGAACGCAGAGGAGCGTGCGCTGAGTTCGTTCGCCGAACGGCACGGCTCGCTCTACGTGCGGCCCGCCAACCCGGCCGACGCCGACCTGAGCCGGATCGCACCGGGCACGCCGGTCGCCCTGCGCGGCCTGGGGCTGAACTTCTTCGACTGCGTGGCGCTGCTCACCGAGGGCCGCGGCGGCACGTTCAAGGAGAGCCAGTCCGGCCTGGTGTACCTGCCGAGCGGCAACGAGCCTGTGCTGTACGCCGGTTCGCGACGCGGAGTCCCGTACCACGCACGCGGCGAGAACGAGAAGGGCGCGCTCGGCCGCCACCACCCCCGCTTCCTGACCCCCGAGGTCATCGGCACTCTGCGCCGGCGGGCGGACGACGGGCACCCCGTCTCCTTCCGCGACGACATCTGGCCGCTGATCGACCGGGAGGTGCGGACCGTCTACGACGAGGCGTGGACCGACCTCTCCGGGGTGCCGCCCGCCGAGCCGTGGGACTGGCGGAGGATCGAACGGCCTTATGCCGAAAGGGACTTCACCGGTCGCGACGACTTCCGGCACTGGCTGCTGGAGCACCTGCGGCGGGATGTCGCCGAGGCCCGGCTGGGCAATGTGAGCGGGCCCATGAAGGCCGCGCTGGACGCCCTGCGGGACCTGCGCAACGAGATCCGGCTCGTGGTCGACCACGGCGGGGTGTCCGGCGCGTCCTACCGGGCCGAACTGGACGGCTGGTACACGCCGTTGAACGCCTTCACGTCGATCGGCCCTCCGGCCTTCCGTATCGAGCAGCTGATCGCGCTGATCGAGGCCGAGGTGGTCCATGTGCTCGGCCCGGGGATGCGCGTACGGCCCTCCGCGCGCGACGGCGGTTTCCTCGTGGACGCGGAGCAGGTGCCCGAGCCTCCGGTACTGGTCCGCGCGCTCGTCGAGGCGCGGCTGCCCGTCGTCGATCTGCGGCGCAGCGCCGATCCCCTGCTGCGGGGGCTGCTGGCGGCCGGTGACTGCGTCCCGTACCGGCTGGGCGGCCGGGAGACGGGCGGGCTCGCGGTGACCAGGAACCCGCCCCGGCTGGTGAACGCGGCCGGCCGGGCACACCCGCGCCGGTTCGCCTTCGGGGTGCCGACGGAGGGGGTGCGCTGGGTGACGGCGGTCGGCATCAGGCCCGGCGTCGGCTCGGTGACGCTGGAGGACTCGGACGCGATCGCTCGGGCGGCGCTGTTGCTGCGGGACGCAGAAATACCGCTATCCACACGTGATGTGACGTTGCGTCAAATATCAGGCGAAGGAAGTCGAGGAGCGTGA
- a CDS encoding class I adenylate-forming enzyme family protein: MLISRQERARICSDTELGAGNVLERLTAYGRPLDEPVLWTDGGWRAPDGSRPEVLTLGQLNEAVETYAGWYAAQGVRPRDPVAVHSYSSTEFAVNFLALTALGAVPSFVNGNLPPETAREYVRRQGAVGAFTDREHHDVLSTESAEGVEGLGFCVTASDIRPEHRELLPPSYPYRHDPTDPVLISHSSGTTGMPKGVPHTHRTLMYAQVHRLRYSTGTDMARTLVGLPGAHNAMVATLLYCLLLRTDIKLLSSQRGAQVLDAIEEFGPTTVLAFAGTFGEMAAEALADRDLSSVQVWFNTGDAAHEAHIRALVQHGSHQTMGKDLRRVRVEGSVFVDGLGSSEAGYSVFHNRHTKDTSAYSRCVGKPISFAEAAVLAEDGTPLPPGRIGRLGLKSPTLTPGYWNDSLTWNRMRLGGYWLTGDLAQQDEEGNFYHLDRAPDAVRTRDGILFSTRTEELLLREVPELADCTVVGVAPEGVRADWDGDGEAEAYALLQLVDETAEDDGDEVWTARVNAVLVRAGFPPVTRALRMKPDDVAKGATGKVLKRVMRDRFAARGQV, from the coding sequence ATGCTCATCAGTAGACAGGAGCGGGCGCGCATCTGCTCCGACACCGAACTCGGCGCCGGCAACGTCCTGGAGCGCCTGACCGCGTACGGCCGACCGCTCGACGAACCCGTGCTGTGGACGGACGGCGGCTGGCGGGCGCCGGACGGCAGCCGGCCCGAGGTGCTGACGCTCGGGCAGTTGAACGAGGCGGTCGAGACGTACGCGGGCTGGTACGCCGCCCAGGGTGTGCGGCCCCGCGACCCGGTCGCCGTCCACTCCTACTCCAGCACCGAGTTCGCGGTGAACTTCCTGGCGCTGACGGCCCTCGGCGCCGTTCCGTCGTTCGTCAACGGCAATCTGCCCCCGGAGACCGCCCGGGAGTACGTACGACGGCAGGGAGCGGTCGGCGCCTTCACCGACCGCGAGCACCACGACGTGCTGTCGACGGAGTCAGCGGAGGGGGTGGAGGGACTCGGATTCTGCGTCACCGCCTCCGACATCCGCCCGGAGCACCGCGAGCTGCTCCCGCCCTCCTATCCGTACCGGCACGACCCCACCGACCCGGTGCTCATCTCGCACTCCTCCGGAACCACCGGTATGCCCAAGGGGGTTCCGCACACCCACCGGACGCTGATGTACGCGCAGGTGCACCGGCTCCGCTACTCCACCGGCACCGACATGGCCCGCACGCTGGTGGGGCTGCCGGGCGCGCACAACGCCATGGTGGCGACGCTGCTGTACTGCCTGCTGCTGCGCACGGACATCAAGCTGCTCTCCAGCCAGCGCGGCGCCCAAGTACTGGACGCCATCGAGGAGTTCGGGCCCACCACCGTGCTGGCCTTCGCCGGGACCTTCGGCGAGATGGCCGCCGAGGCGCTGGCGGACCGTGACCTGTCGAGCGTGCAGGTGTGGTTCAACACCGGGGACGCGGCCCACGAGGCGCACATCCGGGCCCTCGTCCAGCACGGCAGCCACCAGACGATGGGCAAGGACCTGCGGCGCGTACGCGTCGAAGGCTCCGTCTTCGTGGACGGGCTCGGCTCCTCGGAGGCCGGCTACTCCGTCTTCCACAACCGGCACACCAAGGACACCTCGGCCTACTCGCGCTGTGTCGGCAAGCCCATCAGTTTCGCCGAGGCCGCCGTGCTCGCCGAGGACGGTACCCCGCTGCCGCCCGGGCGGATCGGCCGCCTCGGCCTCAAGTCGCCCACGCTCACGCCCGGTTACTGGAACGACTCGCTGACCTGGAACCGGATGCGGCTGGGCGGCTACTGGCTCACCGGGGACCTCGCCCAGCAGGACGAGGAGGGCAACTTCTACCACCTGGACCGGGCCCCGGACGCCGTCCGCACCCGCGACGGGATTCTCTTCAGCACCCGCACCGAGGAACTCCTGCTCCGGGAAGTGCCCGAGCTGGCCGACTGCACGGTCGTCGGGGTCGCCCCCGAGGGCGTACGGGCCGACTGGGACGGCGACGGCGAGGCCGAGGCGTACGCGCTGCTCCAACTCGTGGACGAGACCGCCGAGGACGACGGCGACGAGGTGTGGACCGCGCGGGTCAACGCCGTTCTCGTACGCGCCGGATTCCCCCCGGTCACCCGCGCCCTGCGGATGAAGCCCGACGACGTCGCCAAGGGCGCCACCGGCAAGGTCCTCAAACGCGTGATGCGCGACCGGTTCGCCGCCAGGGGGCAGGTGTGA
- a CDS encoding beta-ketoacyl-[acyl-carrier-protein] synthase family protein, giving the protein MSGEVTVTGFGVRTAFGMGADAVRRGVFAGKPAFTATTRFDTGPYRTAMAGVAPDGPEGVEGWALRYALARCGVEALDMAGLRPGTEAAVLLGVAGDHTSVTRYWRGVGSDGGRGSDVAGRAVPRAPDGAPMCGTSTDMERVGDAVPARLAELLAGELGLTGPRLTFTNACVASAAALIHACRLISSGRIDVAVCGGGYLVEEETFGKFDSGRALSRDGMVRPFSADRSGLLLGDGVAVVVLESAEHARRRGARPLAGVVGWGAASDAHHIAQPHPEGVGLARAARQAMRLAGDPDGAALDYVNAHGTGTKYNDGAETRGLRAAFPERAESIPVSSTKSTTGHLLEAAGVVEFVITMLALTDGVLPPTAGFTTPDPECDLDYVPNEPRPADLGRALTVNAAFGGANTALVLERP; this is encoded by the coding sequence GTGAGCGGTGAGGTGACCGTCACCGGGTTCGGTGTGCGTACCGCGTTCGGCATGGGGGCCGATGCCGTGCGGCGCGGGGTGTTCGCGGGGAAGCCCGCGTTCACGGCCACCACCCGGTTCGACACCGGGCCTTACCGTACGGCGATGGCGGGGGTCGCGCCGGACGGGCCCGAGGGTGTTGAGGGCTGGGCCCTGCGCTACGCGCTCGCGCGGTGCGGAGTGGAGGCCCTGGACATGGCGGGGTTGCGCCCCGGCACGGAGGCCGCCGTATTGCTCGGTGTGGCCGGGGATCACACGAGTGTGACTCGGTATTGGCGGGGTGTCGGGTCGGATGGCGGCCGCGGGTCGGATGTGGCTGGTCGCGCAGTTCCCCGCGCCCCTGACGGGGCGCCCATGTGCGGCACCTCCACCGACATGGAGCGAGTTGGCGATGCCGTTCCCGCTCGGCTGGCCGAACTGCTTGCCGGGGAGCTCGGGTTGACCGGACCCCGGCTCACCTTCACCAATGCCTGTGTCGCTTCCGCCGCCGCTCTCATCCATGCCTGTCGGCTGATCTCCTCCGGGCGGATCGACGTGGCCGTCTGCGGGGGCGGGTATCTGGTGGAGGAGGAGACGTTCGGAAAGTTCGACTCCGGGCGGGCGCTGTCGCGGGACGGGATGGTGCGGCCGTTCAGTGCCGACCGCAGTGGGCTGCTGCTCGGCGACGGTGTGGCGGTCGTCGTGCTGGAGTCCGCCGAGCATGCCCGGCGGCGCGGGGCCCGGCCGCTGGCGGGCGTGGTGGGCTGGGGTGCGGCCTCGGACGCCCACCACATCGCCCAGCCGCACCCGGAAGGTGTCGGGCTCGCCCGCGCGGCCCGGCAGGCGATGCGGCTCGCCGGCGATCCGGACGGGGCCGCCCTCGACTACGTCAACGCCCATGGCACCGGCACCAAGTACAACGACGGGGCCGAGACGCGCGGACTGCGGGCCGCCTTCCCCGAGCGGGCCGAGTCGATACCGGTCAGCTCGACCAAGAGCACCACCGGCCATCTCCTGGAGGCGGCGGGCGTCGTGGAGTTCGTGATCACGATGCTGGCCCTGACGGACGGCGTACTGCCGCCGACGGCCGGATTCACCACGCCCGACCCGGAGTGCGACCTCGACTACGTGCCGAACGAGCCGCGCCCGGCCGACCTCGGCCGGGCCCTCACCGTCAACGCCGCCTTCGGGGGCGCCAACACCGCACTCGTCCTGGAGCGGCCGTGA
- a CDS encoding acyl carrier protein: MSTSVLEDEIREFVLGTVIDEMNILMSRDGITDESPVTVGGLDLDSLSLIELTLRLETRFGVEIPDTDIEPLASLTLGSLVAEIVRRGAKA, translated from the coding sequence ATGAGTACGTCTGTCCTGGAAGACGAGATCCGTGAGTTCGTGCTCGGCACCGTCATCGACGAGATGAACATCCTGATGAGCCGTGACGGCATCACCGACGAGAGTCCGGTGACCGTCGGTGGGCTGGATCTGGACTCGTTGAGTCTGATCGAGCTCACGTTGCGGCTGGAGACGCGGTTCGGTGTGGAGATACCCGACACCGACATCGAGCCCCTCGCCTCGCTGACCCTCGGCTCCCTCGTCGCCGAGATCGTCCGACGCGGTGCGAAGGCATGA
- a CDS encoding class I adenylate-forming enzyme family protein, giving the protein MGSLVRRLFDARDDALPYLTHQQETVTRGELRERVAKQAAVFAGFGIGPGSAVGLRTPPSFTQVEVLLALWRLGAQVMLFDFRLKPAEVAALCTSCRPQFMVRAGSNVQATFGFRPEYEVVTECRGTGRPAATGHRLVQFSSGSTGRPKVIGRTAASLAAEVDRFTGISGMPGEGDRVLLLSSTAHSFGLVAGLLHSLAAGVSVVFAPRISARDLLRTAVDHRVTALFGVPMHYELLSAAIDPPELPDLRVAVSGGELMPPDVAARFTERYGVPVGESYGTTESGVVAMDVGGTLRPSVGPAAPGMVVRVRRGELDVALDESPYLFDSGGTQYADGWLRTRDRASVDGTGAVRVHGRADSLVVIGGLKVDLTEVENVLRGHPAVEQAVVVHEGVTEAYVVTGSGASSEELLRWCRERLADYKLPRVVRLLDALPRTSNGKLVRQPALLRERAVG; this is encoded by the coding sequence ATGGGCTCCCTGGTGCGGCGGCTGTTCGACGCTCGGGACGATGCCCTTCCCTATCTGACACATCAACAGGAGACCGTCACCCGGGGCGAGTTACGGGAGCGGGTGGCCAAGCAGGCCGCTGTCTTCGCCGGGTTCGGCATCGGGCCGGGCAGCGCCGTCGGGCTGCGGACTCCGCCCAGCTTCACCCAGGTCGAGGTGCTGCTCGCGCTGTGGCGGCTGGGCGCTCAGGTGATGCTCTTCGACTTCCGGCTCAAACCGGCCGAGGTGGCGGCGCTCTGCACGTCCTGCCGGCCGCAGTTCATGGTCCGGGCGGGCTCCAACGTGCAGGCGACATTCGGCTTCCGGCCCGAGTACGAGGTCGTCACCGAGTGCCGCGGAACGGGGCGGCCGGCTGCCACCGGGCACCGGCTGGTCCAGTTCAGCTCCGGCTCCACCGGGCGGCCCAAGGTGATCGGCAGGACCGCCGCCTCGCTCGCCGCCGAGGTGGACCGGTTCACCGGGATCAGCGGAATGCCGGGCGAGGGCGACCGCGTACTGCTGCTCAGTTCGACGGCGCACAGTTTCGGCCTGGTCGCCGGGCTGCTGCATTCCCTGGCGGCCGGCGTCTCCGTCGTCTTCGCGCCCCGGATCTCCGCCCGCGACCTCCTGCGGACCGCGGTGGACCACCGGGTCACCGCCCTGTTCGGTGTGCCGATGCACTACGAACTGCTCTCCGCCGCCATCGATCCCCCCGAACTTCCCGACCTGCGGGTCGCGGTGTCGGGCGGCGAACTGATGCCGCCGGACGTCGCCGCCCGGTTCACCGAGCGGTACGGGGTGCCGGTCGGTGAGTCCTACGGCACCACCGAGAGCGGTGTGGTCGCCATGGACGTCGGCGGCACGCTGCGGCCGTCGGTCGGCCCGGCCGCACCGGGCATGGTCGTACGGGTGCGGCGGGGCGAACTGGACGTCGCCCTCGACGAGTCGCCCTACCTCTTCGACTCCGGCGGTACGCAGTACGCGGACGGCTGGCTGCGTACGCGGGACCGGGCCTCGGTCGACGGCACCGGGGCCGTGCGGGTGCATGGCCGTGCCGACTCCCTTGTCGTGATCGGCGGTCTCAAGGTGGATCTCACCGAGGTCGAGAACGTGTTGCGGGGGCATCCTGCGGTTGAGCAGGCGGTTGTGGTTCACGAGGGCGTGACCGAGGCGTATGTCGTGACCGGTTCTGGGGCTTCCTCCGAGGAGTTGTTGCGGTGGTGTCGGGAGCGGCTCGCCGACTACAAGCTGCCTCGGGTGGTTCGGCTTTTGGATGCGTTGCCTCGTACGTCCAACGGGAAGCTTGTTCGCCAGCCCGCGTTGTTGCGTGAACGCGCCGTTGGGTGA
- a CDS encoding 3-dehydroquinate synthase II family protein → MRFAWIDLREVPRPQLQAVVDAAVHSRMAGVVATDAELLGTLPPTVTRVLVTGVAGTAAAKKPGDKEVKGSGGAKDANLPSGKGSSPAGSGTATGTVSGAAAGTAAGIDLLLRKFGTQEELDALAADNRGAGGTGDTGGTGGTPAAGFIDVRDDRTLTLSCAGAMALPYTVIHFADPTKIPLEIVLAAAESAEGKLVTVVDGLEEAAIVFDVLERGSDGILFTPHSADEVFALARLLEATTPQLELSTLTVESIRHVGLGDRVCVDTCSHFEEDEGILVGSYSSGFVLCCSETHPLPYMPTRPFRVNAGALHSYTLGPDNRTSYLSEVGSGSVLLGVGADGRTRRVVVGRAKLESRPLLEIRTHAEDGRLVSLTVQDDWHVRVLGPGGKVLNVTELRTGDELLGYLATDKRHVGLPIGEFCKEV, encoded by the coding sequence ATGAGGTTCGCATGGATCGATCTCCGTGAGGTCCCCCGTCCGCAGCTCCAGGCGGTGGTGGACGCGGCCGTCCACAGCCGGATGGCCGGAGTCGTGGCCACCGACGCCGAGCTGCTCGGGACGCTGCCGCCGACTGTCACCCGGGTGCTGGTCACGGGGGTCGCGGGCACGGCCGCCGCGAAGAAGCCCGGGGACAAGGAGGTGAAGGGTTCGGGGGGTGCGAAGGATGCCAACCTCCCTTCCGGGAAAGGCAGTTCCCCGGCCGGCTCCGGAACCGCCACGGGAACCGTCAGCGGAGCCGCGGCCGGAACCGCCGCCGGAATCGACCTCCTGCTGCGGAAGTTCGGCACCCAGGAGGAGTTGGACGCTCTCGCCGCGGACAACCGTGGCGCCGGGGGCACTGGCGATACCGGTGGCACCGGGGGCACGCCCGCCGCCGGGTTCATCGACGTACGGGACGACCGCACCCTGACACTGTCCTGCGCGGGCGCCATGGCGTTGCCGTACACCGTCATCCACTTCGCCGACCCGACCAAGATCCCGCTGGAGATCGTGCTGGCCGCGGCCGAGTCCGCCGAGGGCAAGCTGGTGACCGTCGTCGACGGTCTGGAGGAGGCGGCCATCGTCTTCGACGTCCTCGAACGCGGCTCGGACGGCATCCTCTTCACGCCCCACAGCGCCGACGAAGTCTTCGCGCTGGCCCGGCTGTTGGAGGCGACGACCCCCCAACTGGAGCTGTCCACGCTGACCGTGGAGAGCATCCGGCACGTCGGGCTCGGCGACCGGGTCTGCGTGGACACCTGCTCGCACTTCGAGGAGGACGAGGGCATCCTCGTCGGCTCGTACTCCTCCGGGTTCGTGCTCTGCTGCAGCGAGACCCACCCGCTGCCGTACATGCCGACCAGGCCGTTCCGGGTCAACGCCGGTGCCCTGCACTCGTACACGCTCGGGCCCGACAACCGCACGAGTTACCTCAGCGAGGTCGGTTCCGGCAGCGTTCTGCTCGGGGTCGGCGCCGACGGCCGTACCCGGCGGGTCGTGGTCGGCCGCGCCAAGCTGGAGTCCCGGCCGCTCCTGGAGATCCGTACCCACGCCGAGGACGGACGGCTGGTCAGTCTGACCGTGCAGGACGACTGGCACGTACGGGTGCTCGGCCCGGGCGGGAAGGTCCTCAACGTCACCGAACTGCGGACCGGCGACGAACTGCTCGGCTATCTGGCCACCGACAAGCGCCATGTGGGCCTGCCCATCGGCGAGTTCTGCAAGGAGGTCTGA